Genomic window (Rathayibacter sp. VKM Ac-2760):
GGGCGCCGAGCCCGCCGATCCCGAGCGCGCCCGCGGCGACTACGCGCGCACCAAGGCGCGCGCCGAGCTGCTGGCGCTGGCCGCGGATGCGCCGGGCTTCGCCGTGGTCGCGGTCCGCCCGCACCTGGTCTGGGGACCGGGCGACACCCAGCTCGTCGCCCGCATCGTCGAGCGCGCCCGCACCGGACGGCTGCCGCTGCTCGGAGACGGCCAGGCGCTGATCGACTCGACCTACCTCGACAACGCCGCCTCGGCGATCGTCGCCGCGCTCGGCCGGGCGGAGGCGGTGCACGGCCGCGCCTACGTGGTCACGAACGGCGAGCCGCGGCCCGTCGCCGAGCTGCTCGCCGGGATCTGCCGCGCCGCCGGTGTCCGGCCGCCCGCCTGGTCGGTGCCCGCCGCGGTCGCGCGCGCCGCGGGCTCGCTCGTCGAGCGCGTCTGGGCGGTGCGCCCGGGGGAGGACGAGCCGCCGATGACGCGCTTCCTCGCCGAGCAGCTCTCCACGGCGCACTGGTTCGACCAGCGCGCGACCCGCGCCGACCTGCAGTGGACGCCCGCGGTCACCCTCGACGAGGGCCTCGCGCGCCTGGGCGCGTCCTACCGCTGACTCCACGCGTTCCTTTGCTGATCGAGTAGCCCGCGCAGCGGGCGTATCGAGATCCACGTTCGCCGGAAGTCCGGGTGACAGGGGTCTCGATTCGCCCCTTCGAGGCCACTCGACCAGCATGAGGCGACCGCGTCAGTCCGCGAGGATGAGGTACAGCGCCCGGCGGGTCTCGTCGAGCTTCGCGGAGGCGGCGGCGCGTTGCGCCTCCGAGGCCCCGCGGAACTGCTGGACGACGCCCATCAGCTTGCCGATGTTCTCGACGAACTCGCGGTCCGAGTCGCTCGCTCCGGGAGTCGCCTCCCAGGCGGCGGCGAGCTCGTCGGCGTGCTCGCGCACGTAGGTGCCGCCCGCGTCGGTGAGCTGGTACTCGGTGCCGCGGCCCTCGCCGACGGCCGTGATGAGGCCCTCGTCGACGAGCTGCTGGAGCGTGGGGTAGACCGAGCCGGGGCTGGGGCGCCACGAGCCGTTGGTCTTCTCGGCGATCGCCTTGATCAGGCCGTAGCCGTTCGAGGACTTCTCGGCGAGGAGGGAGAGCAGGGCGGCGCGGACGTCGCCGCGTCGGGCCCGTCCGCCGCCGCGGCCGAAGCCGGGGCCGCCGAAGCCGGGGCCGAAGCCGCCGAAGCCCG
Coding sequences:
- a CDS encoding NAD-dependent epimerase/dehydratase family protein — its product is MRVLVTGASGLLGGAVAAGLVAQGHEVRTFQRRPSGVAGAEDVRGSLADARAVEAAVEGCEGVVHLAAKVSLAGDPADFVRVNVDGTRGLLAAAAQAGVRSFVQVSSPSVAHSGSSIIGEGAEPADPERARGDYARTKARAELLALAADAPGFAVVAVRPHLVWGPGDTQLVARIVERARTGRLPLLGDGQALIDSTYLDNAASAIVAALGRAEAVHGRAYVVTNGEPRPVAELLAGICRAAGVRPPAWSVPAAVARAAGSLVERVWAVRPGEDEPPMTRFLAEQLSTAHWFDQRATRADLQWTPAVTLDEGLARLGASYR
- a CDS encoding PadR family transcriptional regulator, with amino-acid sequence MNTRNSFHDHSDRFDRSHGDHDHDHGRAGHDQPGRRERRGPGGHGRGFGPGFGFGPGFGGFGPGFGGPGFGRGGGRARRGDVRAALLSLLAEKSSNGYGLIKAIAEKTNGSWRPSPGSVYPTLQQLVDEGLITAVGEGRGTEYQLTDAGGTYVREHADELAAAWEATPGASDSDREFVENIGKLMGVVQQFRGASEAQRAAASAKLDETRRALYLILAD